ACGACCTCTTCGCAGTCGCCAGATTCGCGCAGGCCATCAAGTTGAGGCGGGTCAGGGCGCTTCTCCAGCGCGTGAACAAGCTCGTGCATCAGAACGAATCCCAGGTTGAATGCCTCGAGGGCTTCTCGGTCTCCACTGAGGTGCTGGAAGTCCTGGAAATCGAGCAGAAGGAGATAGCTGTCTATCTTTTTCCCTGAGGGAAGCAGGTAGACACAGTCGGGCTTGAGAGCAGCAAAGGCAATATCAGCCGACAGGCTGCGATCTTCCAGCGTAATAGAAACCGAGCCAAGCGTTTGGAGCAAAATCCGTCGGGCCGTCTCTGATCCCGAGTGCGGGTGATGGGTCTGCCCCAGCGTCAGACGCCCCTGGGAGTCAAAGCTGAGTCTCAATCCCGTGAGGCGTTGGAGGTGGCGCGCCACTTCGTCGAGTTTTCGCCGATTCAGACGTCGCGGCCCCTCACTGTTTTTGATCCCCGGGATGTGATCATGTCCGTCCGGGAGACGACGTCCTACGACCGGTCCTGATACGAGCAGCAGGACGGCAAGAGCCGCTCCGGCCGCTCTCTTGAGGTCATCACGTATTGTATGAGTGCGCATGGGATGTCTCCTTCGGCTGATCCGACACGATAAATCAGGCAAGTTCCATGCCATCGTCGAGCGAGGGAGCATTCTCGGCTGCTCAAGCAACTCCTGTCGTCTCCATGAGTTTCGTCATCCGTCGGGGCTCTCTTTTTGCAGCGACCGTTGCCGGTGGGGAATTTCGCCCGGTGCCGACGATTATCCGCTGAGATTTCCGGAGGACTCCCAGCGGAGATTGGTCTAGCGGTCGGGCCGGAAAACTGCGGCCGGGACTCCCAGACGGTCCCCCCCGTGTCGGCGGTGAGAACACCGGCGCCTGTCCCTTTCAACGGAAGAGTCCGATGAAAGTCATTGCCGCGGCCGCTTTCTCTCGCGCCGTGCGAAGGACGAACGAGGCTGCCTGCATCGCTCGACGACCGAGTTCCATCTGGCGCAGATCGTCGAAGAAGGAGTAAACCACCGGCGTCACCAGGAGCGTCAGCAGCAAACACAATCCCTGTCCTCCGATGACGACGATGGAGACGGGACGACGCAAGGCCGATCCCGGTCCGTGACTGAGGGCCATGGGAATCATCCCGGCGATAATGGTGATCGTCGTCATCAGGATGGGCCGCAGTCGGTCTTTGTTCGCCTGAATCATGGCGTCCCACCGCGACATTCCCGCCCGGCGCAACGCATTGGTATGATCCACCTGCAAGATGGAATTCTTCTTCACGATGCCGAAAAGCAGCAGCAATCCCACCGAGGAGAAGATGTTGAGCGTCTCGCCCGAGACAACCAGCGACAGGAGCGCGAAGGGGATGCTCAGCGGCAGGCTCACCATGATGGTGATCGGATCAATGTAGCTTTCAAACTGCGCCGCCAGGATCATGTACATGAAGATGACCGAGAGGGCAAAGGCGAGCAGGAAATTTTCCGCCGTGCGACCCAGCTCGCGGCTGCGGCCGGTGGGGACGGCAAAGTACCCCGGCTCCAATCCCATGCGCTCGACTTCCGTTTGCAAGCGGCTGAGCACCTCTCCGAGCGAGGTCTTTTCGGCTTCAATGTTGGCCAGCAAGGTGACCTGGCGCTGGCGGTTATACCGTTCGATCTGCGCCGGCCCGACGCGCTCGGCAATCTTCACGACATTATCCAAACGCACGTTTCCCCCACGAGCCGAGGGGACGTAGAGCTGGCCGAGGATCGCCGGATCGGTGCGGTATTCGGGGGCCACGCGCAGGCGCACGGTGTAAAGCTCGTCCCCGTCGCGGAACGGTTGGGTGATCCGATCATCTCCCTCATAGACCGTGCGCAGGGTGCGGGCAATATCGTCCACGCTCACGCCGAGGTCCGATGCCCGCTGCCGGTCAATGCTCACGCCCAGTTCCGGCTTGCCGACCTCCAGCGTCGAGTCCACATCAACGACACCCGGCAGGCTCTTGAGGAATTTTTGCAGGTGCTCGGAATAGGCCGCGAGCTTTTGCAGGTCCGGTCCCTGCAACGTGTATTGAAGAGCGGAGGCCCGAAATCCTCCGCCGGCAATGGCCCCGACATTTTGCACGGCGATTCGCACGTCGGGATACTTTGCCAGCCGTCGCCGGGCATCGGCCATGACCTCGAACTGAGAGAAGTCGCGCTCGCGCAAATCAATGAGGCGAACGTAGAGCGAGGCTTGATTGACCCGCTGTTGAGAGCCGCCGCCGATGATCGTCAGAATATCGGTGACGCCTCGGAGCGAACGCACGTCGTCCTCGATGCGCCGGAGCAGATCGTCCATCCCTTGAAGCGATGTCCCTTCGGGGGCACGAATGACGATCTCAAACTGGCTCTCGTCCTCGAAGGGGATGAAATCCTTGCCCACAACGTTCAGCAGGGGAATCGCCGAGAGGATCGTCACCAACGCCACCGCCGCCACAATCCAGCGATGGCGGAGCGACCAGGTGAGCATCGCCACATAGGTTCGCTCCAGACGGGCGTAGAACCAGCGCTCCTTCGAGCGGGGACGCGGGGGCGCATCTCCTCCACCGGAGTGACGATTGGTCAAAAAGCGCGAACAGAGCATGGGCGTCAGCGTGAAACTGACAAAGAGCGAGAGGAGAATGGCGGCGGCTGAAGTCAGACCAAAACTCTTCATGAAGCGACCGACGATACCGCTCATGAAGGCGACGGGCAGGAAGATGATCACCAGCGAGAAGGTCGTCGCCATCACCGCCAGGCCGATCTCGGCCGTCGCCTCGCGGGCCGCCTGCATGGCCGACGCCCCCTTCTCCTCAATGTGGCGGTAGATGTTCTCCAGCACGACAATGGCATCATCAATGACGATGCCGATGGCCAGCGCCAGCGCCAGCATCGTTTGCGCATTCAGCGTGAAGTCGGCGGCATACATCAGCGCGAAGGTGGAAATAATCGAAGTGGGAATGGCCACCGCCGCGATGATCGTCGAGCGCCAGTTCCACATGAAGAGGAAAACCACGAGGGCCGCGAGAAATCCCCCCTCGATCAGGTGATCCCGAATGGCCCGGAACGAGGAATTGATGTACTCGGACTGATCCCGAACCACGTCAACCCTGACATCGGGCGGAAGGGTGGGTCGGATCTGTTCGAGCCGGTCTTTGAGGGCATTGACGACAGCCACCGTGTTGGCTCCCGATTGCTTCCGCACCTCCAGGACGACGGCGGGATTCCCGTTGAGTTTGGCCAGCGTGCGCGGTTCCTCGTAGAGGTCTTCCACGCGGCCGACGTCGGAGATTTTCAGCGGGACGCCGTTGCGCGTGGTGATGATCACATCGTTGAAGTCCTCCACCCGTTCGATCCGTCCCAATGTCCGCACCGTCAACTCGCGGTTTCCCTGGTCTATTCGACCGCCGGGAATCTCGACGTTCTGGCGGGCGAGCGCCTGCCTCAATTGAGCCACGGTGATATTGTGAGCGGCCAGTTTGTCAGGATCGAACAGAACGTGAATTTCCCGCTGACGGTCGCCGATGAGTCGAATCTGGCCGACGCCGCTGGTGGATTCGAGCACCTCTTTCAGCTTCTTGTCCGCGATCTCCGTGACCTCGCGCAGATCCCGGGGAGCCGAGACCACGAGCGACATGATCGGCGTCGCATCCACGTCGAGTTTCTCGATGATCGGCGGATCCGTCCCTTCGGGGAAGTCGCGGAGGATGCGGCTCACGCGATCCCGTACATCCTGCGACGCCGCATCCACATCGCGTTCGAGAGCGAAGCGAACGACGACGAGGGAGACGCCCTCGGTGGTGGTCGAGGTCAGTTCGTCAATCCCCTCAATGGTGTTGACCGCTTCTTCCACCCGCTTGGTGATCTGCGTTTCCACCTCTTCGGGCGAGGCCCCGGGCAGAACCGTCGTCACCGTCACAATGGGGAACTCCACCTTGGGGAACCGATCCACCCCCAGTCGCATGTAGGAGAACGCCCCGACGACCACCAGCGACAGGATCATCATCACGGTGAAGACGGGGCGGCGAATGCAGATGTCAGCAAGCTTCATGGCGTTCTCTTCCTCAACAAGCGGAGCGTGAGTGAAGTCATCGAGATCGTGGCCGCACGCGCACTCCGGTATACAGGCGACCGACATCGGAGGCGATGACGGGATCGCCCGGACGGATCCCCTCGATGATCTCCACCCAGTCGCCGAGTTTCATGCCGGGTTTGACCGTGCGTTCGACGGCCTTGTCTTTGTCCACGACGAAGACTTTGTAGATGCCCACGTAGGCCATGACGGCGCGGGCGGGCACGACGACGGCTCGGGCTTGAGGATCCACGACCACCCGAGCGCGGGCAAAGTAACCGGGTCGAAGGTCATCGTTTCGATTCTCGATCTCCGCTTCCAGCGTGAGCGAGCGCGTCTCCGTGCTGACGGCAGGGCTCAGCCGGGCAATGCGGCCGGTGAATGTTCGTCCCGGCAGCGCATCAATGGTGAAAGTCAGCGGCCGACCGACGTAGACGTGAGCGGCATATCGTTCCGGCAGATCGGCCCGCAGGCGCAGGGGATTGGTTTTGACCAGTGTCACCACGCGATCGTTTCTCCTCACGGTCTCTCCCGCGGAGACATGACGCTCGACGACCGCGCCGGTGATGGGCGAACGGATGATGGTTTTCTCCAGTTCGCGCCGGACCAGCGCCACCTGCGCCCGTCGCTGCTCCAGTTGGGCCAGCAGCGTGTTGACTTCTTCGAGCGCCGCGTGATACCGCGCCTCGGCAATGCGAAAGGCGGCATTGGCTTGATCGTACTCCTGCTCGGAGACGACGCCCTTACTGCGCAACTGACGCATGCGCTGGAAACGCAACGCGGCATCATCGAAGGAGGCCTTCGCCTGCCGAACAATGGTCGTCTCCTGCGGATCCACACGATCCTGGTTCTCGGATATGCCCAGGCGAGCCAGGACCTGACGCAACGCCGCCTGAGCGTCGGCCAGGCGCAACTCGAAATCTCGCCGATCAATCACGGCAAGAACGTCGCCCTGTCGCACACGGCTTCCCAGGTCCACCCGGATCTCCGCCAGCGTGCCCTCCACTTCGCTGGCGACCACGACGCGCTCATCGGCCAGAAGCGTTCCCACGATTTCGATCTCACGTTCAACCGTGCGCTCCTGGGCGGGGACGACATCAACCTCGATGACGGAGTTCGATCCTCGACTGCTGGCTTCCGTCTCGCCCGGTGGAGTGTTCCGGCGACACCCCACGACGCTCATCAGACCCAGCAGGAGAGCCAATGCTGCGTACTTCTTCATAAAGCCTTCCTTTCCAACAGTGATCGGCGGCCAGAAGGTCTTTCCCCCGATGACTCGGAGGAGGAGAACACGCCGTCCAGGAAAATATCGGCGAAGATAGCCGCCGCCTGGCGATTGCTCAACTTGAGATGTTTTTGCTGGGGATCAAACAGTTCTCGTACAAGCGCATGATGAATGGCCATTCCCACGAAGGCGCGCACGGCGGCACGAGGGTGAATGGGGCGAAAGGCACCTTCTTTGATCCGTTG
The DNA window shown above is from Blastocatellia bacterium and carries:
- a CDS encoding efflux RND transporter permease subunit, yielding MKLADICIRRPVFTVMMILSLVVVGAFSYMRLGVDRFPKVEFPIVTVTTVLPGASPEEVETQITKRVEEAVNTIEGIDELTSTTTEGVSLVVVRFALERDVDAASQDVRDRVSRILRDFPEGTDPPIIEKLDVDATPIMSLVVSAPRDLREVTEIADKKLKEVLESTSGVGQIRLIGDRQREIHVLFDPDKLAAHNITVAQLRQALARQNVEIPGGRIDQGNRELTVRTLGRIERVEDFNDVIITTRNGVPLKISDVGRVEDLYEEPRTLAKLNGNPAVVLEVRKQSGANTVAVVNALKDRLEQIRPTLPPDVRVDVVRDQSEYINSSFRAIRDHLIEGGFLAALVVFLFMWNWRSTIIAAVAIPTSIISTFALMYAADFTLNAQTMLALALAIGIVIDDAIVVLENIYRHIEEKGASAMQAAREATAEIGLAVMATTFSLVIIFLPVAFMSGIVGRFMKSFGLTSAAAILLSLFVSFTLTPMLCSRFLTNRHSGGGDAPPRPRSKERWFYARLERTYVAMLTWSLRHRWIVAAVALVTILSAIPLLNVVGKDFIPFEDESQFEIVIRAPEGTSLQGMDDLLRRIEDDVRSLRGVTDILTIIGGGSQQRVNQASLYVRLIDLRERDFSQFEVMADARRRLAKYPDVRIAVQNVGAIAGGGFRASALQYTLQGPDLQKLAAYSEHLQKFLKSLPGVVDVDSTLEVGKPELGVSIDRQRASDLGVSVDDIARTLRTVYEGDDRITQPFRDGDELYTVRLRVAPEYRTDPAILGQLYVPSARGGNVRLDNVVKIAERVGPAQIERYNRQRQVTLLANIEAEKTSLGEVLSRLQTEVERMGLEPGYFAVPTGRSRELGRTAENFLLAFALSVIFMYMILAAQFESYIDPITIMVSLPLSIPFALLSLVVSGETLNIFSSVGLLLLFGIVKKNSILQVDHTNALRRAGMSRWDAMIQANKDRLRPILMTTITIIAGMIPMALSHGPGSALRRPVSIVVIGGQGLCLLLTLLVTPVVYSFFDDLRQMELGRRAMQAASFVLRTAREKAAAAMTFIGLFR
- a CDS encoding efflux RND transporter periplasmic adaptor subunit produces the protein MKKYAALALLLGLMSVVGCRRNTPPGETEASSRGSNSVIEVDVVPAQERTVEREIEIVGTLLADERVVVASEVEGTLAEIRVDLGSRVRQGDVLAVIDRRDFELRLADAQAALRQVLARLGISENQDRVDPQETTIVRQAKASFDDAALRFQRMRQLRSKGVVSEQEYDQANAAFRIAEARYHAALEEVNTLLAQLEQRRAQVALVRRELEKTIIRSPITGAVVERHVSAGETVRRNDRVVTLVKTNPLRLRADLPERYAAHVYVGRPLTFTIDALPGRTFTGRIARLSPAVSTETRSLTLEAEIENRNDDLRPGYFARARVVVDPQARAVVVPARAVMAYVGIYKVFVVDKDKAVERTVKPGMKLGDWVEIIEGIRPGDPVIASDVGRLYTGVRVRPRSR